From a single Kryptolebias marmoratus isolate JLee-2015 linkage group LG6, ASM164957v2, whole genome shotgun sequence genomic region:
- the acod1 gene encoding cis-aconitate decarboxylase, whose product MLRKGITESFGAAIHALNATHLTDGVIHRSKRMMLDTLGVGLLGSRTAVFNKALMYSQMFVSEQRSSVWGRSEITLPPHYAAFVNGIAVHSMDFDDTWHPATHPSGAVLPALLALAETLASRPSGLDLLLAFNVGLEVQGRLMRFSREAYNIPERFHPPSVVGVMGSAAASAKLLGLSPAQCSHALAIAVSSAGAPLANAATQTKPLHIGNAARRGLEAAQLAQIGLEGNPAILDVANGLGVYYGDYNPSPMADSGAFRWILEDQNVAVKRIPAHLAMHWVVDAALAARAKLRDTVGTFDLSQIRQVTLRVPPSKYINCPLPASEHQARHSFQFNACSALLDGQVTVASFDRAQINRPALRELLSKVEVETPEDNPPSFDKMYCEVEIGSAEGRSAAARCDTFYGHWRKPLSQRDLVEKFSVNASSVLCPEGVEGLIDVVGNMEKVSECSVLGSFLRMTSNREQLYRTRIM is encoded by the exons ATGCTACGCAAG GGTATTACAGAGAGCTTCGGAGCAGCGATCCACGCCCTCAATGCCACTCACCTGACCGATGGCGTGATCCACAGGAGCAAGAGGATGATGCTGGACACCCTGGGCGTTGGGCTGCTAGGGAGCCGGACGGCCGTCTTCAACAAGGCTCTCATGTACAGCCAG ATGTTCGTGTCTGAGCAGAGGAGCAGCGTTTGGGGCCGATCAGAGATAACTCTACCTCCTCATTACGCTGCGTTTGTCAACGGCATCGCA GTTCACTCCATGGACTTCGACGACACCTGGCACCCCGCCACCCATCCCTCCGGTGCCGTGCTGCCTGCCCTGCTGGCCCTGGCAGAGACCCTGGCCAGCCGGCCCTCGGGTCTGGACCTGCTGCTGGCCTTCAACGTCGGCCTGGAGGTGCAGGGCCGGCTGATGAGGTTCTCCAGGGAGGCCTACAACATCCCCGAAAG GTTCCACCCCCCCAGCGTGGTTGGGGTGATGGGGAGCGCTGCAGCCTCAGCGAAGCTCCTCGGCCTGTCTCCTGCTCAGTGCAGTCACGCCCTGGCCATTGCGGTCTCCTCTGCCGGCGCCCCTCTGGCCAACGCCGCCACGCAAACCAAGCCTCTCCACATCGGGAACGCCGCTCGGCGAGGCTTGGAGGCAGCTCAGCTGGCGCAGATCGGCCTGGAGGGGAACCCAGCCATCCTGGACGTGGCGAACGGGCTGGGGGTCTACTACGGCGACTACAACCCTTCGCCCATGGCGGATTCCGGCGCCTTCAGGTGGATCCTTGAAGACCAGAACGTGGCGGTGAAGCGCATCCCCGCCCACCTGGCCATGCACTGGGTCGTGGACGCGGCTCTGGCGGCCCGTGCGAAGCTCCGGGACACAGTCGGGACCTTTGACCTCAGCCAGATCCGGCAGGTCACACTGCGGGTGCCTCCGTCCAAGTACATCAACTGCCCCCTACCCGCGTCGGAGCACCAAGCCCGCCACTCGTTTCAGTTCAATGCCTGCTCAGCTCTGCTGGACGGCCAGGTGACGGTCGCGTCCTTCGACCGAGCTCAAATCAACCGGCCCGCCCTCAGGGAGCTCCTGTCCAAAGTGGAGGTGGAGACGCCCGAGGACAACCCCCCCAGCTTTGACAAGATGTACTGCGAGGTGGAGATCGGGTCGGCTGAGGGTCGGAGCGCTGCAGCCCGGTGCGACACGTTTTACGGCCACTGGAGGAAGCCGCTGAGTCAGAGGGACCTGGTGGAGAAGTTCAGCGTCAACGCGTCCTCCGTGCTGTGCCCCGAGGGGGTGGAGGGGCTCATCGACGTGGTGGGGAACATGGAGAAGGTGTCCGAGTGCTCGGTTCTGGGCTCATTTCTGAGGATGACGAGTAATCGAGAGCAGCTGTACAGGACGAGGATTATGTAG
- the zgc:162944 gene encoding glutamine amidotransferase-like class 1 domain-containing protein 3A, mitochondrial, with protein MLALLQHCGRSFLTPSTVRSLNKSFYSSQMAKRVAVVLAGCGVYDGSEIHEASAVLVHLSRGGASVKMFAPDIDQMHVVNHLKGEPSQEKRNVLVESARLARGDIQELSKLSAKDHDAVIFPGGFGAAKNLCTWAVQGKDCAVNEEVKAALQAFHREGKPIGLCCISPVLAAKVFPGCEVTVGMEKDDKYPDTSDTAAAINQLGCKHVSAGVTQSHVDEKNKLVTTCAFMCNAPIHEIFDGIGSMVQGVLKLA; from the exons ATGCTCGCCCTTCTTCAGCACTGTGGCCGCAGCTTTCTGACTCCCAGCACGGTCCGGAGcctgaataaaagcttttacTCGTCGCAGATGGCGAAACGCGTGGCGGTGGTGCTGGCGGGCTGCGGAGTTTACGACGGGAGCGAAATCCACGAAGCCTCCGCTGTTTTGGTGCACCTGAGCAGAGGAGGTGCCAGC GTGAAAATGTTTGCTCCCGACATTGACCAGATGCACGTGGTGAACCACCTGAAGGGCGAGCCGTCTCAGGAGAAGAGAAACGTTCTGGTGGAGAGCGCCAGGCTCGCCCGCGGGGACATCCAGGAGCTGTCCAAGCTCAGCGCCAAAGACCACGACGCTGTCATATTCCCAG GTGGTTTCGGGGCAGCAAAGAACCTCTGCACATGGGCGGTGCAGGGGAAGGACTGCGCGGTGAATGAGGAGGTGAAGGCCGCCCTGCAGGCGTTCCACAGGGAAGGGAAACCCATTGGCCTCTGCTGCATCTCACCTGTCCTGGCTGCCAAGGTGTTCCCTGGCTGTGAGGTCACCGTCGGCATGGAGAAGGACGACAA gtATCCAGACACCTCTGACACCGCGGCGGCCATCAACCAGCTGGGCTGCAAGCACGTGAGCGCAGGCGTCACTCAGAGCCACGTGGACGAGAAGAACAAGCTGGTTACCACCTGCGCCTTCATGTGCAACGCCCCCATCCACGAGATCTTCGACGGAATCGGCTCGATGGTGCAGGGCGTACTGAAGCTGGCCTGA
- the kctd12.1 gene encoding BTB/POZ domain-containing protein KCTD12.1, whose translation MHPCVCSQRRDVEMRKREAAAQQLNVNSAVTLACARARTQVLSPGFISEAAGAQASQCFPLILRQLSGSQTMALADTERAASGCGDPGSPSPFSEIIELNVGGQVYVTRHKTLVAVPDSLLWTMFSKRSPKELARDSKGRFFLDRDGFLFRYILDYLRDLNLVLPDYFPEKSRLQREADFFLLRELSKRLSPRVSKDNSISEEISQSDTEDGAPQPDASLRTVAVSGAMRSPSLDSRRSGYITVGYRGSYTIGRDIQTDAKFRRVARITVCGKTSLAKEVFGDTLNESRDPDRPPERYTSRYYLKYNFLEQAFDKLTETGFHMVACSSTGTCAYTSNDPTEDKIWTSYTEYVFCRE comes from the coding sequence ATGCATCCCTGTGTTTGTTCACAGCGGAGAGACGTGGAGATGCGCAAACGCGAGGCAGCAGCTCAACAGTTAAATGTTAATTCAGCAGTCACCCTCGCGTGTGCACGCGCGCGCACGCAGGTGCTAAGCCCGGGCTTCATAAGCGAAGCAGCTGGCGCACAGGCGTCTCAGTGTTTTCCACTGATCCTCCGTCAGCTCAGCGGCTCACAGACCATGGCACTGGCCGACACGGAGCGCGCGGCGTCCGGCTGCGGGGACCCGGGCTCCCCGTCTCCGTTCTCAGAGATCATCGAGCTGAACGTCGGCGGGCAGGTCTACGTGACCCGCCACAAGACTCTGGTCGCCGTGCCGGACTCGCTTCTGTGGACCATGTTCAGCAAGAGGTCCCCTAAGGAACTGGCGAGAGACAGCAAGGGGCGCTTCTTCCTGGACAGGGACGGGTTCCTGTTCCGCTACATCCTCGACTACCTCCGCGACCTGAACCTGGTCCTCCCGGACTACTTCCCGGAGAAGAGCCGGCTGCAGAGGGAGGCGGACTTCTTCCTGCTGCGGGAGCTGTCCAAGCGCCTCAGCCCGCGGGTGAGCAAGGACAACTCGATCAGCGAGGAGATCAGCCAGAGCGACACGGAGGACGGCGCGCCGCAGCCCGACGCCTCTTTACGCACCGTGGCCGTGAGCGGGGCCATGCGCTCCCCGTCCCTGGACTCCAGGCGCTCCGGGTACATCACCGTGGGCTACCGCGGCTCCTACACCATAGGCAGAGACATCCAAACTGATGCCAAGTTCCGGCGGGTGGCGCGCATCACCGTCTGCGGGAAGACGTCCCTGGCGAAGGAGGTGTTCGGAGACACGCTGAACGAGAGCAGGGACCCGGACAGGCCCCCGGAGAGGTACACCTCCCGCTACTACCTGAAGTATAATTTCCTGGAGCAGGCGTTTGACAAGCTGACAGAGACTGGCTTCCACATGGTGGCCTGCAGCTCCACGGGCACCTGCGCGTACACCAGCAACGATCCAACCGAGGACAAAATCTGGACAAGCTACACTGAATATGTCTTCTGCCGGGAATAA